From Phragmites australis chromosome 5, lpPhrAust1.1, whole genome shotgun sequence, a single genomic window includes:
- the LOC133917471 gene encoding probable pectinesterase/pectinesterase inhibitor 61 isoform X2 — MDHLLARRLLVAVLIPCCLLLLFAFPAASAVKEASRHERLRLALDATAQRLGQALAALNAVDVAPISSVAPFSAYSSSPALAAAARVDCAELLEESLQLLAAAGRNGAASDDVVTWLSAALTNHDTCADSLVEAGVSDNAPHLATARAMVRDCLAMYVSVAAETATATTTQGVAGNPDAKNGCSCNVPKHDVRGFPRWLLKRDRRLLLAPAASLAHSADIVVAKDGTGTHSAISDAVKAAPECSERRTVIYVKAGRYDENVKVGMKKTNLVFVGDGKGVTVVAGSRSVADNYTTFQTATFVGCWALGCCRTRRCHVALTLQRIALCLQVTPTPFVLRCSRIGDRVHDARHDGGELGGACEAPGGGAARERRPRRRPPLQHHRLPGHAVRALQPPVLPRLRRLRHRRFRLRQRRRRAPAMQPLGARAAARAEEHRHGAEPTRAVPGHRTCPPRLPRRGRARPRGNGASARRAYSHGTRPRPRAAPRADVPGPAVEAIFQGGGDDVLHRRARPAAGVARVER, encoded by the exons ATGGACCACCTCCTCGCTCGTCGCCTCCTCGTCGCTGTCCTGATCCCCTGCTGTCTCCTGCTTCTCTTCGCGTTCCCGGCCGCGTCGGCGGTGAAGGAGGCATCGCGCCACGAGCGGCTGCGCCTCGCCCTCGACGCCACCGCCCAGCGCCTGGGCCAGGCGCTCGCGGCGCTGAACGCCGTCGACGTCGCGCCGATCTCCTCGGTGGCCCCTTTCTCCGCGTactcctcctcgccggcgctcgccgccgcggcgcgcgtGGACTGCGCGGAGCTGCTCGAGGAGTCCCTCCAACTCCTGGCCGCCGCCGGGAGAAACGGTGCCGCGTCCGACGACGTGGTGACGTGGCTCTCCGCCGCTCTCACCAACCATGACACCTGCGCCGACAGCCTCGTGGAGGCCGGCGTCTCGGACAACGCGCCCCACCTCGCCACGGCCCGCGCCATGGTCCGGGACTGCCTCGCAATGTACGTGTCCGTTGCAGCGGAGACCGCAACCGCCACAACCACGCAAGGCGTCGCCGGCAACCCGGACGCCAAGAACGGCTGCAGCTGCAACGTGCCGAAACATGACGTGCGCGGCTTCCCGCGGTGGCTGCTGAAGAGGGACCGGAGGCTGCTGCTTGCCCCCGCGGCGTCGCTAGCGCACAGTGCCGACATTGTAGTGGCCAAGGACGGCACGGGGACACACTCCGCGATATCGGACGCGGTGAAGGCTGCGCCGGAGTGCAGCGAGCGCCGGACAGTGATATACGTGAAGGCTGGGCGGTACGACGAGAACGTGAAGGTGGGAATGAAGAAGACGAACCTGGTGTTCGTTGGCGACGGCAAGGGGGTCACCGTGGTGGCCGGCAGCCGCAGCGTCGCCGACAACTACACCACCTTCCAAACTGCCACATTCG TGGGGTGCTGGGCACTTGGCTGTTGCAGGACGCGACGATGTCACGTCGCGCTCACTCTGCAACGCATTGCGTTGTGTCTGCAAGTCACGCCGACCCCATTTGTCTTACGTTGCAGCCGCATCGGGGACCGGGTTCATGATGCGCGACATGACGGTGGAGAACTGGGCGGGGCCTGCGAAGCACCAGGCGGTGGCGCTGCGCGTGAGCGCCGACCGCGCCGTCGTCCACCGCTGCAACATCATCGGCTACCAGGACACGCTGTACGCGCACTCCAACCGCCAGTTCTACCGCGACTGCGACGTCTACGGCACCGTCGATTTCGTCTTCGGcaacgccgccgccgtgctccaGCGATGCAACCTCTGGGCGCGCGCGCCGCTGCCCGGGCAGAAGAACACCGTCACGGCGCAGAACCGACGCGAGCCGTGCCAGGACACCGGACTTGTCCTCCACGCCTGCCGCGTCGTGGCCGCGCCAGACCTCGCGGTAACGGCGCCAGCGCCCGCCGCGCTTACAGCCACGGCACCCGCCCCAGACCACGTGCCGCTCCTCGCGCCGACGTACCTGGGCCGGCCGTGGAAGCCATATTCCAGGGTGGTGGTGATGATGTCCTACATCGGCGCGCACGTCCCGCCGCAGGGGTGGCTCGAGTGGAACGCTAG
- the LOC133917471 gene encoding pectinesterase-like isoform X1: MDHLLARRLLVAVLIPCCLLLLFAFPAASAVKEASRHERLRLALDATAQRLGQALAALNAVDVAPISSVAPFSAYSSSPALAAAARVDCAELLEESLQLLAAAGRNGAASDDVVTWLSAALTNHDTCADSLVEAGVSDNAPHLATARAMVRDCLAMYVSVAAETATATTTQGVAGNPDAKNGCSCNVPKHDVRGFPRWLLKRDRRLLLAPAASLAHSADIVVAKDGTGTHSAISDAVKAAPECSERRTVIYVKAGRYDENVKVGMKKTNLVFVGDGKGVTVVAGSRSVADNYTTFQTATFAASGTGFMMRDMTVENWAGPAKHQAVALRVSADRAVVHRCNIIGYQDTLYAHSNRQFYRDCDVYGTVDFVFGNAAAVLQRCNLWARAPLPGQKNTVTAQNRREPCQDTGLVLHACRVVAAPDLAVTAPAPAALTATAPAPDHVPLLAPTYLGRPWKPYSRVVVMMSYIGAHVPPQGWLEWNASTYALDTLYYGEYMNYGPGAGVAGRVPWPGHRVINDTVEAEMFTVARFIAGASWLPATGVSFLAGLSL, translated from the exons ATGGACCACCTCCTCGCTCGTCGCCTCCTCGTCGCTGTCCTGATCCCCTGCTGTCTCCTGCTTCTCTTCGCGTTCCCGGCCGCGTCGGCGGTGAAGGAGGCATCGCGCCACGAGCGGCTGCGCCTCGCCCTCGACGCCACCGCCCAGCGCCTGGGCCAGGCGCTCGCGGCGCTGAACGCCGTCGACGTCGCGCCGATCTCCTCGGTGGCCCCTTTCTCCGCGTactcctcctcgccggcgctcgccgccgcggcgcgcgtGGACTGCGCGGAGCTGCTCGAGGAGTCCCTCCAACTCCTGGCCGCCGCCGGGAGAAACGGTGCCGCGTCCGACGACGTGGTGACGTGGCTCTCCGCCGCTCTCACCAACCATGACACCTGCGCCGACAGCCTCGTGGAGGCCGGCGTCTCGGACAACGCGCCCCACCTCGCCACGGCCCGCGCCATGGTCCGGGACTGCCTCGCAATGTACGTGTCCGTTGCAGCGGAGACCGCAACCGCCACAACCACGCAAGGCGTCGCCGGCAACCCGGACGCCAAGAACGGCTGCAGCTGCAACGTGCCGAAACATGACGTGCGCGGCTTCCCGCGGTGGCTGCTGAAGAGGGACCGGAGGCTGCTGCTTGCCCCCGCGGCGTCGCTAGCGCACAGTGCCGACATTGTAGTGGCCAAGGACGGCACGGGGACACACTCCGCGATATCGGACGCGGTGAAGGCTGCGCCGGAGTGCAGCGAGCGCCGGACAGTGATATACGTGAAGGCTGGGCGGTACGACGAGAACGTGAAGGTGGGAATGAAGAAGACGAACCTGGTGTTCGTTGGCGACGGCAAGGGGGTCACCGTGGTGGCCGGCAGCCGCAGCGTCGCCGACAACTACACCACCTTCCAAACTGCCACATTCG CCGCATCGGGGACCGGGTTCATGATGCGCGACATGACGGTGGAGAACTGGGCGGGGCCTGCGAAGCACCAGGCGGTGGCGCTGCGCGTGAGCGCCGACCGCGCCGTCGTCCACCGCTGCAACATCATCGGCTACCAGGACACGCTGTACGCGCACTCCAACCGCCAGTTCTACCGCGACTGCGACGTCTACGGCACCGTCGATTTCGTCTTCGGcaacgccgccgccgtgctccaGCGATGCAACCTCTGGGCGCGCGCGCCGCTGCCCGGGCAGAAGAACACCGTCACGGCGCAGAACCGACGCGAGCCGTGCCAGGACACCGGACTTGTCCTCCACGCCTGCCGCGTCGTGGCCGCGCCAGACCTCGCGGTAACGGCGCCAGCGCCCGCCGCGCTTACAGCCACGGCACCCGCCCCAGACCACGTGCCGCTCCTCGCGCCGACGTACCTGGGCCGGCCGTGGAAGCCATATTCCAGGGTGGTGGTGATGATGTCCTACATCGGCGCGCACGTCCCGCCGCAGGGGTGGCTCGAGTGGAACGCTAGCACGTACGCGCTGGACACGCTCTACTACGGCGAGTATATGAACTACGGACCCGGCGCGGGGGTGGCAGGGCGCGTGCCGTGGCCAGGCCATCGCGTCATCAACGATACTGTGGAGGCGGAGATGTTCACGGTGGCACGTTTCATCGCCGGCGCGTCCTGGCTGCCGGCCACCGGGGTCTCATTCCTTGCCGGACTCTCGCTCTAG